From one Xiphophorus hellerii strain 12219 chromosome 18, Xiphophorus_hellerii-4.1, whole genome shotgun sequence genomic stretch:
- the LOC116708044 gene encoding olfactory receptor 52J3-like, giving the protein MENSSFGISSPLTLETFFIPPGGKYPIFLFGLAIYLFGMSCNLTLISLIILKKNLHKPMYFILISLPVNDLIGITAMLPKILSNIVTETPEVSYPLCVLQAFLLHMCAGGILFVLAAMAFDRYIAICMPLRYSSVMTPRIVALIIFLVWSSDFVCILSLFSLQSGLPRCRSVILNVFCDNPSLLKLTCGNIILNNIIGLFITVFIQVLSMSIQAYSYFKILVACLSRKQSDAKAKAVNTCVAQVVILVMFEIAGTFTVLSHRFKDISPDLQKVMGMLMFILPPLINPIVYGLYTSEIRRTFLSVFKSRICF; this is encoded by the coding sequence atggaaaacagctCATTTGGAATTAGTTCTCCACTAACACTGGAGACATTTTTTATTCCACCTGGAGGAAAGTATCCAATATTTCTGTTTGGTCTAGCCATTTACTTATTTGGAATGTCATGCAACCTGACTCTGATATCTTTGATTATTCTGAAGAAAAACCTTCACAAGCCTATGTATTTTATCTTGATTAGTCTGCCGGTGAATGATCTAATCGGAATAACTGCCATGCTtccaaaaatactttcaaatattGTTACAGAGACTCCGGAAGTTTCCTATCCGCTCTGTGTTCTACAAGCTTTTCTTCTGCACATGTGCGCCGGTGGAATTTTGTTTGTTCTTGCAGCAATGGCGTTTGATCGTTACATTGCCATCTGTATGCCATTACGCTACAGCTCTGTCATGACTCCAAGGATTGTCGCTCTTATTATTTTCCTGGTTTGGAGTTCTGACTTTGTCTGTATCCTGTCACTATTTTCTCTTCAGTCAGGGCTGCCCAGGTGCAGATCTGTAATACTGAACGTATTTTGTGACAACCCATCTCTCCTGAAGCTCACGTGTGGGAACATAATTCTCAACAACATAATTGGGCTATTTATCACAGTTTTCATACAAGTTCTAAGCATGTCTATTCAGGCCTATTCTTACTTTAAAATTCTGGTTGCATGTTTGAGTAGGAAGCAATCTGATGCAAAGGCGAAAGCAGTGAACACATGTGTTGCACAGGTGGTTATTCTTGTCATGTTTGAGATTGCAGGAACTTTCACTGTTTTATCGCATAGGTTCAAAGATATTTCCCCTGACTTACAAAAGGTAATGGGGatgctaatgtttattttacctCCACTTATTAACCCTATTGTGTATGGCCTCTATACCAGTGAAATACGCAGAACCTTTCTGAGTGTCTTCAAGAGCAgaatatgtttttga
- the LOC116708254 gene encoding olfactory receptor 52N4-like: MKENSSMPSDILEIRGLEISPEYIYPLFFLLLFVYSTLLFSNIGVLTLIIKEKSLHQPMYFLFCNLSVNDLIGNTVLLPQLMAHVLSTKRFITYNQCLLQAFHSHTFGSASHMILVVMAIDRYVAICHPLRYSSIMTNKAVIGLSATAWGVSLLLVSVLLGLTGKLSRCRSVIQTAFCDNPSLFKLSCEDVSINNIYGLFITVLLFTCSITGITATYIRIALICWMKKNKEMNNRALQTCSSHLILYLIMLWSGFLTIILHRFPDYPDLRKLAYILFHVVPANLNPIIYGLQTRSLRDKIIQILKRKTIIST, from the coding sequence atgaaggaaaattcTTCAATGCCATCTGATATCCTGGAGATCCGAGGACTTGAAATATCTCCAGAGTACATATACCCtctgtttttcttacttttgtttGTATACTCGACTCTGCTCTTTTCTAACATCGGCGTTCTCACACTTATCATAAAGGAAAAGAGTTTGCACCAGCCCATGTACTTCCTCTTCTGTAACCTGTCTGTGAATGACCTGATCGGCAACACAGTCCTGCTGCCTCAGCTTATGGCTCATGTCCTTTCCACCAAACGTTTCATCACCTACAACCAGTGTTTGCTTCAAGCTTTTCACAGCCACACCTTTGGATCTGCATCGCACATGATTCTTGTTGTCATGGCTATCGACAGATATGTGGCAATCTGCCACCCTTTGAGGTACAGCTCCATCATGACTAATAAAGCTGTGATCGGCCTGTCTGCCACTGCCTGGGGCGTTTCCTTACTGCTAGTGTCTGTGCTCTTAGGTCTCACAGGCAAGCTGTCCCGCTGCAGATCAGTTATACAAACTGCCTTCTGTGACAATCCATCACTGTTCAAGCTTTCTTGTGAGGACGTTTCCATTAATAACATATATGGACTGTTTATTACAGTGCTGCTGTTTACTTGTTCGATTACAGGCATCACTGCTACTTACATCAGAATAGCTCTCATATGctggatgaagaaaaacaaggagaTGAATAACCGAGCGCTTCAAACCTGCTCAAGCCACCTCATTCTTTATCTGATTATGCTCTGGTCAGGGTTCCTAACTATTATATTGCATCGATTTCCAGATTATCCAGACTTAAGGAAGCttgcatacattttatttcatgtcgTGCCTGCCAATTTAAATCCTATTATTTATGGACTACAAACAAGATCATTACGAGATAAGATTATTCAAatactcaaaagaaaaactataatttccacctag